The genomic segment GTTAACCACTCCTTCCCCCAACACAAActatcatggctgtttttcaacaagtgtggatGGTAccgtagtgagcacaagaaggtatcctttagaccaggggtccccaaaacGGCAGCAGTCTGCATCcgaggcaggactgggccacagacacagatctcctgcccccgtGAGCGCCCACTGCAAGCATGCGTGCGAGCGCACTCCACCCTGTGAGTGTGCCATGCGCATGTGGCCTCCCACGAGCACTGctgtgcgcatgcacatgagcgcacTCTGCTCCCACGAGTGCATTGCATGCATGCGAGCCCCCTGCAAGCACACTCCATCCCGTGAGTGCACTGTGTGCAGACGCACGAGCAGCACACCATGAGTGCCACCACCTCGTGCATTCATGCAACTGTGCCACGCCCCCTGTGGGCATACCACACCCCCGCAAGCGTGCCATGTCCCTCCCAACCGGTCTGCGGTTGggaaaaggctggggaccactgctgtagaccttcttgactgctgccattgctgttgtCAACATTTAAGCTGTCCTTTGCTACATACAGCTcggacatgatattgtgcagtaatagtgggctatttcctggtgttttgaatcatgactACTGAAGCACAATCTTCTAGTTAATAAataggaatgttttttttaaagaactgaacaaTCAGTTATAAAACATAATTATACTTTATTATAGGGCAGATTTTACAGTCCTTCCAAAAACTTTGGAGGGGGACATGTGGTTCCCATTGATGTACATGGTGATGGATTCAATTCTGATTATGAGCAAACCTTGGTTTCTCCATTCATAGCCCAACAGTTCATAAGGGCTCTACTAGGGAAGtaggcaaaatgtcaggaagcttGTACAAATATCATAATTAGTATCAATAGGTGGTCTTAGGCAACATCAGCCATCCCACCTGTAATAAGGGGAAATTGAAAAGATCACACCTGGAATGCTCAAAAACACTGTATACATGCTATTATTACTGTTGTATAATTGCATGAGATTGCAACAATATGGCAGGGAAAATGGGGAGCAAAGTTATACACAATATTCTGAAGCCGCTGTGGATACAAAAACACTGAGGGTTTCCTAAGGCATAGGGGAGCAGAATATTCCAataggaatattttaaaaactgctttataAGACAAGACCACTGGTCCATCTAGCACAGAATTATCTCTATTCTAACTGAAGGACAGCTCTTCTAAATCTTCCCCAGTCCTTTACATGCCAGCCTGGCTGTTTGGCATGCAAAACATACGCTCTGCTACTGTAACTGCCTTGTGACAAATGAATCTCCTCTTCTTTCTGCCTTTCACTTCCCAGGCATCTACTGGGTTTAATTAATGGAGGAGCTTGTTTAAGCAACCTGACCTTAATTCTGCACCAATTCCCCTCTGCCTCTGCTATGTTTCAACTACCTTTCTCAATATTTTCTCCATCTGCACCCTCAGTTTCCTGATCACTCTAACCCAGtagctctcttcttccttttcagtccttttgttttccttccctccaTTTGTCCTCAAGTCACCTCTAAcattttccctccttccctctccttttcattGTACATTCTCTTTCATTTCCCAAGCATGCCCAAGCCTTTTCTGCATCTCCTTCCCACCTTATTTCCTCCATTCACCTACTTTAATTTCTAaggtgttaaaaaaacattgtacTATTACTTAGTATCCACATATGGTTTTGTTGAACTCAACATGATTTGTTGGCATAATATCTCAGTAAATTTTGAGCTCAGAAAACAGaaccctggaaaacaaacaatataCAACACATTAATTTAGCATTGTAAAAAGAAAGATCAGGCAAAAAGATAACAACCTGCAGTACTTTTGTAATTCAAAGACCATCCCTAAGCCCTAACAGGAAGGCAATCAATGTACCAGTAACATAAGAGTTCATGCAGTTGATATTTCCAGAGTTCTTTATTTATATTAACAATACTCCTTTAATTTGAAATTTTCTGTGCCTGTACCCATGTGGGACTTCACTCTCATAACATACAGTATAAATACCCCTAAGAAtggtggagctggaagggacagaGGCTGGACCTACTGGATCATTGACTCCAGCCcctattaaggaggcacagtggggaattgaactcccaacctctggcttcaccgGCAGAGAACTAAGCTGCTGagttacagtatttattataTCAACCCGTGGCTGAATAGTTCAGTCTATGCACCTGAAGGACTAGACTGCTATCCATAAAAACAAACACCGCAATCAATCTCTCTGTCTTCAGGGCACGACCACACTTTcgcttttatttatcttttgttaCATAACTTGCCCAAGAAATTTCAGCGCTTAGGTGACATCTGAACTAGACTATTCTCTCTCTCAATGTACTTCCACTTCTCCTTAAATGGGCTTTCCCTCTCcaaactaaaatgaaataaatgccaaAGCACCAAAACTAGTTCTACCTTTCTCTCTGGTTCCCTATTTGAACCTCTTCACCCTATTTCACCCAGAGCCTGGAAACGCTGTTTTGGGGGAGTTGTTGTTCAGTgcttaagttgtgtctgactcttcatgactccatggactagagcatgccaggccctcctgtcttccactgccttccagagttttaaaattttaaatttgtaaaatgCCAAGGTGGATTTCCTCAAATCTACATTTTCTCTCACGTGACTTGGCCAAATCAGTTTAACCTTCTTAGACCCACTGCTGGCTCGTGATGTGGAAATGAATTTGAAAGTACAAGTCCTCACAACCCATAAGGAAAGTTCAAAAATGCCGGTGGCAGTATGGTTTCATATCAGCAAATGAATTCTAGCAGCATTTGTTTCAATCAGCAGCAGGTCTTTGGGAAAGTTAACGGCTTTTAACTACCTGATCAACCAAACTGCCTCAAACATTTTGCAATATAACAggaatattgttgtttagtcattaagtcgtgtctgactcttcgtgatcccatggaccagagcacgacaggccctcctgtcttccactgcctcccggagttgggtcaaattcatgttggttgcttcgatgaccctgtccaaccacctcgtcctctgtcgtccccttctcctcttgccttcacagtttcctaacatcaggggcttttccaaggagtcttctcttctcatgagacggccaaagcattggagcttcaagatctgtccttccagtgagcactcagagttgatttccttcagaatggataggtttgttctccttgcagtccaggggactctcaagagtctcctccagcaccacaattcaaaagcatcaattctccggGGGTCaacattctttatggtccagctcttacttccatacatcgctactggaaaaaccatagctttgactatgtggacctttgtcggcaaggtgatgtcactgctttttaagatgctgtctaggtttgtcatcactttcctcccaagaagcaggtgtcttttaatttcgtggctgctgtcaccatctgcagtgatcatgcagcccaagaaagtaaaatctgtcgctacctccatatcttccccttctatttgccaggaagtttTGGGAAATAGAACTCTCAAAAGTCACCTCACCCTCTCCTGTGGTTAAAGTGCTCATTCTTCAGTTTCTTACTCCTCTCTCCTATATATCGCCTCACAACACTTCTTCCCCGGTTTCCTCTCCCTACATATTTGATATTTCTCTaacccagtggtcagggaacaggggtaaattaccccaaatggggtaaaaatgaaaatcctgggggtaatgaggatgagcagagccccaatattgatgctctcatatccaatatgaagcaacatcatttctccaaaacctgaagttttcaagtaagttgaagctttcaaagtaattttgaatagattcaataagattttgaattcaaataatgtatgatttccttcctttcaaatcaagggggtaatgtcggttatataaatttttttgggggggtaaaaggttaaaaagttccctcACCCCTGCTCTAACCCTACGCCAGGCCAGTTCtcatttccttcctcttatcTCCCCATTCCTCTTTATTTAGAGCGCCTTTCCATAATGTCATCTGCTCAACCCACAAGATCACCCAGCCAAGGCTCAACCGCggggccaccccaagggaggcccatcaaccctctacaagaggtagggccttcttcggGGTGGCTACAACTTTTCCAATCCCGATCCTGCTTCCGGAGGAGGtctgcctagccccctccctgtggacacTGAAGGAAGCCATGAAACCCCTTGCTtctcagggaggctttccacaccaaccccagaTGACCCTCCCCTCTTCGTCTGCTTTGGGTGTAAAGGAGGAATCAGTACCAATTatttgtttgggggttttttagGGATATTGTTGCTCCTTTTaatgtctctatttttatttttgttttctcctacATGTGTTGTAACTCGCCCAGAGCAGTGCCATGACAGGAATAGGAACGAGATactaattaaaacaaagaaagaaagaaatttccttCCTACCCgtcctcttccccttccttccctttccttcccagcGCTTTTCCTTggcccctttcctccatttcGCCCTCACTTCACCCCATAATCCCCCCCAAAGCGGCTTCAACACAAACAGCCGCCAttttcccgccgccgccgccgccgccgcccgcgaGCCCTCATGGGCTCTCggcccttccccctctccccgccGAGGCAGGGGCGGACTAGGAAACCCCGTTGATGAGACTGGGGTTGAGAGAGAGGAAAGCGGGACGCAGTCCCTTCTCAACTGCTGCAATATCCCTCCGCGCGTCTCACCACATAAAATAATCCCAACTCGAGGATTCCTTCTCCTTTCTGACGTTGAAAACTAACCCTAGATCTGGGCTACTCCAATCTTTCCTCTCAAGAATGCGACGGTCTCTACTCCATGGTCCCTACCTTTCCTTTAGCAAGCGATTCGTTTCTATACTCCTCCGCAACGGAAAGGCGGAGGGGGGGAGCAGATGACATTATGGAAAGGCGCTCTAAGTAGTTCCGGCCAACGGGTAAGGGTATATAAGGCGGAGGAGGCGTAGGCTCTGCCTTTTCAGTTGAGGAAAGTGGCGGGTGTTGGAACATGTCAGGAGGCTCCGCCGATTATAGCAGGTACTTTGGCGCGGGAaggcggggtggggggaaagaggtGAGGCCGTTCGTTTCGGCGGGAAAGGCCGAAACAGTCTCaggctgttttattatttttttaatgagaggGAAGCAGCTGGAAGGTTGTTGATGTGAaagcgaggcggcggcggcggccgtgAGGCGCGTGACGGGCGCCGCGTTCCCTCTAAAGGCCGCCGCTGGGGTTCCCCGATTGAGCCCCTCGCTCTCCTTCGCTGTCAAAGGCCGCGTTCTGAGGTAACGCTTTTCTGTCAAGGCGCTCACCTCCccacttttctgtctttttttttttttggcgcgAGAAAGGGGCGTGCTTCCTTTAACGTGCAATGAACGGTGTGGCCCGAAAGGGCAAGGCGGGAGGGGAGGCCAATCTGGCTACCCTGGCCGAAGGGAAGAAACATGCGCTTCCCGAGTCGCTCTTTCTCCTTGAGGTGACGGTCCGCCCGAGCGGCCTGGGCGTTTCTTGGAGGCCGCCTTGGTTGGACgagcgatgtttttttttaaaaggatttctttccccccccccaaaaaaaattcctCTGGTCTTGTCTTTCCCGATGTCACACGGCTTCTCCCGTTCGGGGGAACGGAATGCCCTTCCGAGGGATTGCATGTGCGCAAAAGAGGAGCAAAATCCCCATATAATGTATATATGGTGTTCGGAAGGGTCAATTCTTACccaccggagggggggggagaggacaggGAGGGACGCGACGCTTCTCGTACGCCGTTCGTTCGCCAGCCGGCGCGTCACTCAACGGCGTGCTCTCGTCTTGCGCAATCGAGCCTCAGGGGTGGAGCTCTCGCGAGAGTTCGGCGGTTCTctgaaaggaaggagggggaaaaagctggGATCATAACGGCCTGCCTAGCCTTGGCCATCCGAGCAGGCGACCCCTTGCGAGTGCCCGGCCACGTGCTCGTCCCTCCTCTGAGGTTTGCCCAACGTCCATGCTATTTTTCTCCTAGTTTGTGCACTTTCCTGACGATGGGAGCGCCTTTGACCATGTCAGTGAAAAGCCGGGTCctcttttccattatttttatccCGCTACCCCCTTTAGGTCAAGAAAGTACTGTAGTTTTTACTTTTGCCTCGAGCCGATATTatccaagtccccccccccaaagttatgTAGGATGCCTATAAGAGTACATGAACTGAGAAAAAGGCGACCTGTTAGGAATAGAAGGGGGGCTTTCAGCGGCAGGAAGTCGCACTCTGGTTGCAGTTTTTTTCCAGAACCGTTTGGTGGCTAGATTTCTCTTCATTTAATAAATTTCTTTGTGTGGGAAGGTTCCCTACCAATTTAGAAACAACTGATGAACTGCGAGCAGCTCTATTTTCAGACTACAGTGCTGAGAATGTCTGATTCTTGTTAGGTATGAAGTTAAGCCATTTAGCCTGCTCTCTTACAAAAAGCCACATCTTCCATCCAAATACAGGGAGAAGTGGAGTGGAAAACAAGGAAATACTTATCTAGCTGTTGAAAAAGCACTTTCTTTAATTTGACTGTATTGAACAAGGATTAGATGTGCAAATCATTTCATGGGAGCATACCTATCCAGGATTGGCAAGGTGTACATGTAATACATGCAAGTTCTGTCTGTTTACATCCAAAGTGTCATTCATTTTGGCTGGTAACTTTTGTCTTTGACAGAGACCATGGCCCAGAGGGAATGGACCCCGATGGCGTCATTGAGGTTAGTATTTCAGTCGTACTGTACTTTACATTACTTGTAAATAAAATTTTGATGATTGAAGTAAAGTGTACTTTTCTTCCTGCAGAGCAATTGGAATGAAATTGTTGACAATTTTGATGATATGAATTTAAAAGAATCTCTTCTCAGAGGAATTTATGCTTATGGTTTTGAGAAGCCTTCAGCTATCCAGCAGCGTGCTATTATTCCATGTATCAAAGGTATGCAAGTGTTTGATAGTAGCTGGTAAGACTGGCAAAGGTCTAGATTTTTCATGTTTTTAGCTTTGGGGTGGAAGTAAGATGCATCTTTTCCTTGAAAAGTGAAATGATGGTATACCATCTTTCGGGACTGACTTAAAATGGAGATGATATGTAATTGCTGAtcacttggaaaggaaattggTAGTTAAACTAAATTCCTGTTGTGTTGTGTGGAAGCAGTAAATATCTATCCTTTTTTTAGGGTATGATGTGATTGCTCAAGCACAGTCAGGTACTGGCAAGACAGCCACATTTGCTATTTCCATCCTGCAGCAGTTGGAGATTGATCTCAAGGAGACCCAAGCACTAGTTTTGGCCCCTACCAGAGAACTGGCTCAACAGGTATTGATAGCATGCTTGAAGCATTGCTTATTTGTTGTATAATTTTAAGGCTTCACTGTAGGGCAGGTAATGCTTTTGCCAAATCTGTAACGATTTCATTGTTTCTTGGTAGTATGGTGTGATAATAGGTCTTTGTTCCACTAGCTTTTCTTTATATACATAAACAGCTGTATAGGGGTGATGAAGGAGCTTATTCTAAATACCTACCAAGTGTATGAATTGAGCAGAAACAACTGCTTTTTGCCATGTTAAAAGACGTGAATGCATGTTGTGCAACATGAAAACTGAAATGCATATGTAATGACTTTTCTGGATATGTACATTTTATGCTGCATTTGCTTGAAGCTATTGATGATGTGTTAGTTTTGCCAGTATGTTTGAAGTACTACATAGGCCTAGCAGATTCTGTTTTCCTGGGGAGTAGAATGTTGAATATTATgacaaaaggaaaaatagaatCTGTTGCTTTGGAGGACTGTTGTCATTTGTTGACTGTTGTGGTATTCTTTAAGGACAGTGTAACAGGTTTCCTGGGTCATTTGTCCAAGCAGCTTTGAAAATTGTATGTCTCTGGATACATAGCTGAAATATTACAAGCAAGTAGAGTTTATAAGAAAGACTCTCTTTCTGGAACAGCTTCATCTAGCTATCAAGTCTTTCAAGTATAATTCGAAATGTTAGGTATGATCTGTAAGGCAGTATGGTTTGGGGTTTAAGCTATACGAAAGACCGTATTCTGCCATGCAATCTGTCCAGGCTTAGATCTGCAGGGTAGCCTGTCTGATAACTGTACCATTGTTGCAGTGCCCTTTGGTGGGAAGGTATGAGAGGACCTTATCTGTAGtgactcccagactttggaactctggGAAGAGAGGCTGGATTTCCCATTTTTTTAGGCCTTTCATAACTTCAGATCTCTTGGATTCTACTTGTGtgttaggactagagatgggtgtattcatatacaaatattccTCCACAACTGCAGATAACAAGAGTAgcagagccttcctatctctctgttGCTCACGATGGATTGCCAGTCCTGTAAGTAGGTGGGATGACATCTCTCTGCCAAGTTGCAAACAActgagagataggaaggctcAGCGTAATCGGTGCAGTGGCGGAatcgtgagtggttggtctggccccaggggtgTGGGATCCTCGTTACCTGCGCCTGTGAGGTGATATtcgtacccccatctctagtttggactAGTATTTTAGACTAATAAATTAGTTTTTAAGTACTTTGCTACCATAGTGTGTTTTAATCCTGTTTACTTTGAGAGACATACAGCATATTTATTAAATCAATATCCTATAGTTGATTTTTGGATTAtggttctgtatttttttctttgaaaacagaGCAACAGACTGGAAATGAGGTTAATATCTGGGTATTACCATTTTCAGTTCTTGTATGCCACTACAAAAATACACTGACTTTGAGGCACGGAAGTACTATATAGGTATCTGTTAGAATTTTACTAAGTTTAGCTGTCTGTCCGGAAAGATTAGTTGTTCAAATCTTGCTTTTAAATTATATACTCTGCTTATACTAAGTCAGTTTTACTGCTTTGGATAACTACCAACTATTTTATTGTGTGTTCAAGACGATCACTTCCAAGTCGGAAGTGTTTTACTGTTCTTGCAAAACCAAGACTACCCCTCAAGCTGTAGAAGGAGAATAAGTATTTCTGCTGTATTGTGGAAGATTTCCATTATGTGAGGATGGAATTTACCAGTGCAAACATAATATATTTCTATGCAGTTGGTTTTTAGGGGTAAGGAATGGTTTACAAACTGCATGTGGATAATTAAATATGAGTTTTGTGTCTTTTTCACTAAGTGTAGTGTGAATTTCAGTATAACTTGTTTGGAAGCTGCATTAATAAAGTTCTAATTAAGTTTTATTATTTCAGATCCAAAAGGTTATTTTGGCTCTTGGAGATTATATGGGTGCAACTTGCCATGCTTGTATTGGTGGCACAAATGTTCGTAATGAAATGCAGAAGTTGCAAGCAGAGGCCCCACACATTGTCGTGGGAACCCCAGGACGTGTCTTTGACATGCTGAACAGACGTTATTTGTGTAAGTAGTATAGTACTCATTTAAATTTTCTGAGGAACATCGTTTGTAGAAATTATGGACAGTTTTGAGAGTATGAGctcttaaaaactgttttaaatataaagaTTTGAGTACTGATATATTTTATTCAACAGATCAAGTGTCTTGTTCTTACTTTATAAAATAgccatctttttcttctcttaagCTCCTAAATGGATCAAAATGTTTGTCTTGGATGAAGCTGATGAAATGTTGAGCCGGGGATTTAAGGATCAAATCTATGAAATTTTCCAGAAGTTAAGCACAAATATACAGGTAAAGCTTTTCTCACTAAGATTAACTATTCCAGCCTGTGCAGGTAAAGTTACAGTGTAGCTGCGAAGTGCTGTATTGTCGTTCCCCCTGCACAAAGTAAAATTGTCTCTTCTATCCTTGTCTGTTTGGATTCCACAGCAGACAGGGACGCTTGGTTTCATACATTATCTTTTTGTTTGTCACTGTTTGG from the Pogona vitticeps strain Pit_001003342236 chromosome 3, PviZW2.1, whole genome shotgun sequence genome contains:
- the EIF4A2 gene encoding eukaryotic initiation factor 4A-II, with product MSGGSADYSRDHGPEGMDPDGVIESNWNEIVDNFDDMNLKESLLRGIYAYGFEKPSAIQQRAIIPCIKGYDVIAQAQSGTGKTATFAISILQQLEIDLKETQALVLAPTRELAQQIQKVILALGDYMGATCHACIGGTNVRNEMQKLQAEAPHIVVGTPGRVFDMLNRRYLSPKWIKMFVLDEADEMLSRGFKDQIYEIFQKLSTNIQVVLLSATMPMDVLEVTKKFMRDPIRILVKKEELTLEGIKQFYINVEREEWKLDTLCDLYETLTITQAVIFLNTRRKVDWLTEKMHARDFTVSALHGDMDQKERDVIMREFRSGSSRVLITTDLLARGIDVQQVSLVINYDLPTNRENYIHRIGRGGRFGRKGVAINFVTEEDKRILRDIETFYNTTVEEMPMNVADLI